A single region of the Kocuria rosea genome encodes:
- a CDS encoding TrmH family RNA methyltransferase, protein MIRLDSADDPRVADYARLTDVRLRRKLEPERGMYIAESSKVLRRALAAGHTPRSFFMAEKWLEDLADVLAEHPDVPLYVGPDEVLEQITGFHLHRGAIAAMQRPEPVELERLLASSHRVAVLEDIVDHTNVGAIFRSAAALDVDAVLVTPRCADPLYRRSIRVSMGTVFQVPWTRLQHWTADLQRIKDAGFTTAALALSDDSITLQELSARRDERLALVLGTEGDGLSAAAVHHADLTVRIPMSHGVDSLNVAAASAVAFWETRPCR, encoded by the coding sequence GACGACCCCCGGGTGGCCGACTACGCCCGCCTGACCGACGTCCGGCTGCGGCGCAAGCTCGAGCCCGAGCGCGGCATGTACATCGCCGAGTCCTCCAAGGTGCTCCGCCGGGCACTCGCGGCCGGGCACACCCCTCGGTCCTTCTTCATGGCGGAGAAGTGGCTGGAGGACCTCGCGGACGTCCTCGCCGAGCACCCGGACGTGCCCCTGTACGTCGGCCCGGACGAGGTGCTCGAGCAGATCACCGGCTTCCACCTGCACCGCGGGGCGATCGCGGCCATGCAGCGCCCGGAGCCGGTGGAGCTGGAGCGGCTCCTGGCGTCGTCGCACCGGGTGGCGGTTCTCGAGGACATCGTCGACCACACCAACGTGGGGGCGATCTTCCGCTCGGCCGCCGCGCTGGACGTCGACGCCGTGCTCGTCACCCCGCGCTGCGCCGATCCCCTGTACCGGCGCTCCATCCGGGTCTCCATGGGCACCGTGTTCCAGGTCCCGTGGACCCGGCTGCAGCACTGGACGGCCGACCTGCAGCGGATCAAGGACGCGGGCTTCACCACTGCGGCGCTCGCCCTGAGCGACGACTCGATCACCCTCCAGGAGCTGTCGGCGCGCCGCGACGAGCGCCTGGCCCTGGTCCTCGGCACCGAGGGGGACGGGCTGAGCGCCGCCGCCGTCCACCACGCGGACCTCACCGTGCGGATCCCGATGTCCCACGGCGTGGACTCCCTCAACGTCGCCGCCGCCTCGGCCGTGGCCTTCTGGGAGACCCGGCCCTGCCGCTGA
- a CDS encoding AMIN-like domain-containing (lipo)protein: MKKVISWLAALVLAMGLGLIVPGSANAAAPYCGITWGSGAKARSGEATTPRYPHVTDVRAGQHRCFDRMVIDLDGRLRGYDVRYARFTGIGSGDPIPLRGTDLVITANAPAYDGRGRPTYEFDDRRELVDVAGYRTFRQVAWGGSYEARTSVGLGVRARLPFRVFVLDGPGRGSRLVVDVAHRW, translated from the coding sequence ATGAAGAAAGTCATCTCATGGCTGGCGGCACTCGTGCTGGCCATGGGGCTGGGGCTCATCGTCCCCGGCAGCGCGAACGCCGCGGCCCCGTACTGCGGCATCACGTGGGGATCGGGGGCCAAGGCCCGCAGCGGTGAGGCGACCACGCCCCGCTACCCCCACGTCACGGACGTCCGGGCGGGGCAGCACCGCTGCTTCGACCGGATGGTGATCGACCTCGACGGCAGGCTGCGGGGCTACGACGTGCGCTACGCCCGGTTCACGGGCATCGGCTCCGGCGACCCCATCCCCCTGCGGGGGACCGACCTGGTGATCACGGCCAACGCCCCCGCCTACGACGGCAGGGGCAGGCCCACCTACGAGTTCGACGACCGGCGGGAGCTCGTGGACGTCGCCGGCTACCGCACGTTCCGCCAGGTCGCGTGGGGCGGCAGCTACGAGGCCCGGACATCGGTCGGCCTCGGCGTGCGCGCGCGGCTGCCGTTCCGGGTGTTCGTCCTCGACGGGCCGGGCCGGGGGTCGCGGCTCGTCGTGGACGTCGCCCACCGGTGGTGA